The proteins below are encoded in one region of Chroicocephalus ridibundus chromosome 9, bChrRid1.1, whole genome shotgun sequence:
- the LOC134520777 gene encoding ankyrin repeat and SOCS box protein 12-like: protein MSLMDITKMFSMLQPREDEEDNGESEELNRAVSEDNYQTLDNLLSQDRYKRFINRRSGWGVPSTPLRLAATWGRVRSLKVLLAHGAEVDSLDVKAQTPLFMAVSNGHRECVKVLLDAGASPVGSIYNNCSPLLIAARDGNVDILRQLLDHGAETNVQARLPEWAANSVACSGPLYLAAVYGHLECFKTLLLYGADPNYNCTEERIIAQIKEPKTLLETCLRHGCRSDFVKLLIDFGANVYLPNLMVGETQPRSEGLELLLQARAHPKSLMSQSRLVMRRLLKQAGRPHALGELEIPTVLVNYLQHQP from the exons atgagcctaATGGATATCACTAAAATGTTCTCCATGCTCCAGCCCAGAGAAGATGAAGAAGACAACGGAGAAAGCGAGGAGCTGAACCGAGCAGTATCCGAGGACAATTACCAAACCCTCGATAACCTCTTGTCCCAAGACAGGTACAAGAGGTTCATCAACCGCAGGAGCGGCTGGGGGGTACCCAGCACCCCCCTGCGCCTGGCTGCCACCTGGGGCCGCGTCAGGAGCCTGAAGGTCCTCTTGGCCCACGGGGCGGAGGTGGACAGCCTGGACGTGAAGGCTCAAACCCCGCTCTTCATGGCGGTCAGCAACGGCCACCGGGAGTGCGTGAAGGTCCTTCTGGACGCGGGGGCCAGCCCCGTCGGCAGCATCTACAACAACTGCTCACCGCTGCTCATCGCCGCCAGGGATGGCAACGTGGACATCCTGCGGCAGCTCCTGGACCACGGGGCAGAAACCAACGTTCAAGCCAGGCTGCCCGAGTGGGCTGCCAACTCGGTGGCTTGTTCCGGTCCCCTCTACCTTGCTGCCGTGTACGGGCATCTGGAGTGCTTCAAGACGCTGTTGCTTTACGGGGCCGACCCCAACTATAACTGCACGGAGGAGAGGATCATTGCCCAGATCAAGGAGCCCAAGACTCTCCTGGAAACCTGCCTGAGGCACGGCTGCCGGAGCGACTTCGTCAAGCTGCTCATTGACTTTGGAGCCAACGTCTACTTGCCCAACCTCATGGTGGGCGAGACGCAACCCCGCAGTGAgggcctggagctgctgctgcaggcgaGAG CTCATCCCAAATCCTTGATGTCTCAGTCCCGGCTGGTGATGAGACGCCTCCTGAAGCAGGCTGGTCGCCCGCACGCCCTCGGCGAGCTGGAGATCCCGACCGTCCTGGTGAACTACCTCCAACACCAGCCATGA
- the LOC134520823 gene encoding APC membrane recruitment protein 1-like, which yields MQPNGLAAMERGCPEEPARSGWPSVACGQREGSERRREETGDRLPEGGDASVGAAEPPQAQPPPGKLKKTAFKLFGGKRSICTLPSLFGGRSKGQGKAGSKKGLSKCRTHEGLSGAAGEKGGEAPAESPWEGSGDSRPGPLPSSQSAPSAVDAGARLDVGRRDSCEAGGAEGCEKKPSGEKSSLPRAKKGLRGFLNSIRRHRKSKAAECEPAELREWSGDAEEAGKAAGAGAESRGAAEGRGPGPVPAAAASPGGTGGDGSAGPAAGCGEAAQPGCPAAGDGSSEGDTVVMPGKRDVLDTKSEAEADAGAEFDPGNLLLGFHPDLVDTDPPCLHSGDLLSLILGDVTSLKSFDSLTGCGDDIAEPDMAESSISVERSRDAAKRSSCLVTYQGGGEEMAVPEEAEEFLHQIWSSHASGDGSYGAQVSSSSLETQASREADAPPYLGDAMDGVDLLTPQSDQQESAPNSDEGYYDSTTPGPEDEGGDGLGEMKKERLPRDSYSGDALYEFDALTSPSHGEESLFESKVSRPGIVSYFLDFCLPGERSLIQMLDEKRGLMETEEERLAAIQKELLYWELQREPAWKGRDVPSTEKCPRDKQCVECQTRAGGSIGKNQSGLGSEPVASLAPNRGVNSGVSVSRVENPEWRDFPGTLCPENCSSSQKGHGSCLIEVTKNKAGFDLEPDCGLFGGSVPVQAGLFPGYRLPEAERGGGAETGTGEPRVGSEREPEHAVSFSQALVEFASSGTLFSSLSESLGSSGSGSSFPQSLPALPTMVTFDIVDVEQEGEGECERHPEMNAGEDIAEAFEDGYGRKESLAECEEGMSPGHPPGSFPSCDWGVASLPRHLRLHGLSPAMPAPLSVGRRSRSLDTESLELELAHAQAAESGPQPGRPRAQREGGRRDSGGARRSRSQEEEEGELAAADGGLSWPGWRHLQHDAEAAAGALERWGLAPAAAVERAWEPSEQPGAACPVPSLSRSVAGETAGRRPPEPEPGRRPLRPCHLPLQSEARRPREVAGPCRPRREAAAKKLPPLFPPGGAEPQVPPGFHFACSPEKGAPCKPVGVAQGIPQRPEGSARAGESPERCGEPLKGRASPGHALPAGCGSTAGSVTEGQ from the coding sequence ATGCAGCCGAACGGCCTGGCCGCCATGGAGAGGGGCTGCCCGGAGGAGCCCGCCCGCAGCGGGTGGCCGTCGGTGGCCTGCGGGCAGCGGGAGGGAAGCGAGCGTCGGCGGGAGGAGACCGGGGACCGGCTGCCCGAGGGGGGCGATGCCTCTgtgggggctgcagagccaccGCAGGCTCAGCCGCCCCCCGGCAAGCTGAAGAAAACGGCTTTCAAACTGTTTGGGGGGAAGAGGAGCATCTGCACGCTGCCCAGTTTGTTTGGCGGCAGGAGCAAAGGGCAGGGGAAAGCGGGCTCTAAGAAGGGCCTCAGTAAATGCCGGACCCACGAGGGGCTCAGCGGAGCTGCCGGCGAGAAGGGCGGCGAGGCGCCAGCGGAGAGCCcttgggaggggagcggggactCGCGTCCCGGCCCTTTGCCCAGCTCCCAAAGCGCTCCCTCGGCCGTCGACGCCGGCGCCAGGTTGGATGTCGGCCGTCGGGACAGCTGTGAAGCCGGGGGCGCGGAGGGCTGCGAGAAAAAGCCCAGCGGAGAGAAGTCGTCCTTGCCGCGAGCCAAAAAAGGGCTGAGAGGGTTTTTGAACAGCATCCGTCGCCACCGGAAGAGCAAGGCTGCCGAGTGTGAGCCGGCGGAGCTGCGCGAGTGGAGCGGGGATGCGGAGGAGGCCGGCAAAGCCGCTGGTGCGGGAGCGGAGAGCCGAGGGGCCGCAGAGGGAAGGGGACCgggccctgtccctgctgccgcaGCCAGcccggggggcacggggggggacggctcggccggccccgctgccggctgcggggaggctgcccagcctggctgtcccGCGGCCGGAGACGGCAGCTCTGAGGGTGACACGGTGGTGATGCCGGGGAAGAGGGACGTTCTGGACACGAAATCGGAGGCGGAGGCTGATGCCGGCGCAGAGTTTGACCCTGGCAACCTGCTGCTGGGCTTTCACCCGGACTTGGTGGACACCgaccctccctgcctgcactctgggGACCTGCTGAGCCTCATCCTGGGAGACGTCACCTCCCTGAAGAGCTTCGACTCGCTGACGGGGTGCGGAGACGACATCGCGGAGCCGGACATGGCCGAGAGCAGCATCTCTGTGGAGCGCAGCAGAGACGCCGCGAAGCGGAGCTCCTGCCTGGTGACCTACCAGggcggtggggaggagatggccgtgccggaggaggcggaggagtTCCTGCACCAGATCTGGAGCAGCCACGCGTCCGGGGACGGGAGCTACGGAGCCCAGGTGTCGAGCAGCAGTTTGGAGACACAGGCGTCGCGCGAGGCGGATGCCCCCCCGTACCTGGGGGACGCGATGGACGGCGTTGACCTCCTGACGCCGCAGAGCGACCAGCAAGAGTCCGCCCCCAATAGCGACGAGGGTTATTACGACTCCACCACGCCGGGGCCGGAGGACGAAGGCGGAGACGGGCTCGGTGAGATGAAGAAGGAGCGTCTTCCCAGAGACAGTTACAGCGGCGATGCACTGTACGAGTTTGACGCGCTGACGAGTCCCTCGCACGGGGAGGAATCCCTGTTTGAGAGCAAAGTCTCTCGGCCGGGGATCGTCAGCTACTTCTTGGACTTCTGCCTGCCTGGGGAGAGGAGCCTGATCCAGATGCTGGATGAGAAAAGGGGGCTGATGGAGACGGAGGAAGAGCGGCTGGCGGCCATTCAGAAAGAGCTGCTGTactgggagctgcagagggagCCGGCCTGGAAAGGCCGTGATGTTCCCAGCACAGAGAAGTGTCCGCGGGACAAGCAGTGCGTGGAATGTCAAACCAGAGCAGGCGGCTCGATTGGCAAGAACCAGAGCGGCCTTGGTAGCGAGCCGGTGGCCTCGCTCGCCCCAAACAGGGGTGTGAATAGTGGGGTGTCGGTGTCCAGAGTCGAAAACCCAGAGTGGAGGGATTTTCCCGGGACTCTGTGTCCAGAAAACTGCTCCAGCAGCCAAAAAGGCCACGGAAGTTGCCTTATTGAGGTCACGAAGAACAAGGCGGGGTTCGATTTGGAGCCGGACTGTGGGTTGTTTGGGGGCTCCGTCCCTGTGCAAGCGGGGCTGTTCCCCGGGTACCGGCTGCCGGAGGCAGAGCGTGGCGGCGGAGCAGAGACCGGCACCGGCGAGCCCCGGGTGGGCAGCGAGCGCGAGCCCGAGCATGCCGTGAGCTTCTCGCAGGCGCTGGTGGAGTTTGCCAGCAGCGGGActctcttctccagcctctcgGAAAGCCTGGGGAGCTCCGGCTCTGGCTCGTCCTTCCCCCagagcctgcctgccctgcccaccaTGGTCACCTTCGACATCGTGGACGtggagcaggaaggggaaggggagtgCGAGCGGCACCCCGAGATGAACGCCGGCGAGGACATTGCCGAGGCCTTTGAGGACGGCTACGGGCGGAAAGAGTCGCTGGCGGAATGCGAGGAGGGAATGTCCCCGGGGCACCCGCCGGGCTCCTTCCCGAGCTGCGACTGGGGCGTTGCCAGCCTGCCCCGCCACCTGCGCCTCCACGGGCTGAGCCCCGCCATGCCGGCCCCGCTCTCCGTCGGCCGCAGGAGCCGCTCGCTGGACACGGAGAGCCTGGAGCTGGAGCTCGCCCACGCGCAGGCGGCCGAGAGCGGCCCCCAGCCGGGCCGGCCGCGGGCGCAGCGGGAGGGCGGCAGGAGGGACTCGGGCGGAGCGAGGAGAAGCcggagccaggaggaggaggagggcgagctGGCGGCGGCCGACGGCGGGTTGAGCTGGCCGGGCTGGCGGCACCTCCAGCACGACGCCGAGGCGGCTGCCGGGGCCCTGGAGCGCTGGGGACTGGCTCCGGCCGCTGCCGTGGAGAGGGCCTGGGAGCCGTCGGAGCAGCCGGGCGCCgcgtgtcccgtcccgtccctgtCCCGCAGCGTGGCCGGAGAGACTGCGGGCAGGCGGCccccggagccggagccgggccgGCGCCCGCTCAGGCCCTGCCATTTACCTCTGCAGAGCGAGGCCCGGCGGCCGCGGGAGGTGGCCGGTCCCTGCCGGCCCCGCAGAGAAGCCGCTGCCAAGAAGCTGCCGCCCTTGTTCCCCCCGGGAGGAGCCGAGCCCCAGGTGCCCCCCGGCTTTCATTTCGCCTGCTCCCCGGAGAAGGGCGCCCCGTGCAAACCCGTCGGTGTCGCCCAGGGCATCCCGCAGCGTCCCGAGGGCAGCGCCCGCGCCGGAGAGAGCCCGGAGCGCTGCGGGGAGCCCCTGaagggcagggccagccccggcCACGCGCTGCCCGCCGGCTGCGGCAGCACGGCCGGGAGCGTCACCGAGGGCCAGTAG